ATGATCTCCATGCACACCTCCCCGCTCGAGCAGCCGGGCGCGGGTGACGCCGGCGGCATGAACGTCTACGTCCTCAACGTGGCGCGCGAGCTGGCGCGCCGCGGCGTCGCCGTCGACGTGTTCACCCGCGCCTCGCGGCCCAGCCTGGGCGAGGTCGTGGAGGTGACCGAGAACCTGCGGGTGATCAACATCGTTGCCGGGCCCTACGAGGGCCTGAGCAAGGAGGAGCTGCCCACCCAGCTCGCCGCCTTCGCGGGGGGAATCGTGCAGTTCACGCGGCACCACGGTCTGAGCTACGACCTGATCCACTCCCACTACTGGCTCTCCGGCCAGGTCGGCTGGCTGCTCGCCGACCTGGCGCGCGTGCCCCTGGTGCATACCGGGCACACGTGGGCGGCGGTGAAAAACGCCGCCGGCACGCCCGATGCCGCCGCAGAGGGGGAGGCGCGCCGGATCTGCGAGCAGCAGCTGGTGGACAACGCCGACACGCTCGTGGTCAACACCGACAACGAAAGCCGCGAGCTGGCCAGCCACTACGACGTCGCAACCTCGTGCATCCGGGTGGTCACGCCCGGGGCGGACACCGCCCTGTTCACGCCGGGCACGAACCGCAACACCGAACTGGCGCGGCGCCACCTGGGCCTGCCGCTGCACGCCAAGGTCATCGCTTTTGTTGGCCGGCTGCAGAAATTCAAGGGCCCGCAGGTGCTCATCCGCGCCGTCGGCGAGCTCGTGCGGCGCGAGCCCGAGCTTGAGGTGCGGGTGGTGCTGTGCGGTGGGGCGTCGGGAAGCGAGGCGAGCGTGGCGCAGTACCGCGACCTGGCCCGCGAGGAGGGGCTGGGGGCGCGGGTGCGCTTCCTCGGCCCCCGCCCGCCCGAGGAGCTGGTCAGCGTGTACCAGGCGGCCGACGTCGTGGCCGTGCCCAGCTACAACGAGTCCTTCGGCCTCGTGGCCGTCGAGGCCCAGGCGACCGGCACCCCGGTCGTTGCCGCGCGCGTCGGGGGACTGCCGCTCGCCGTCGCCGACGGCCGCACGGGTGTCCTCGTGGGCAGCCACGACCCGGGGGAATGGGCCACGGCGCTGGGCGACATCCTGCGCGACGACCCGCGCCGGGTCGCGATGGGCCGCAACGCCGTCGCGCACGCGGCGGGGTTCAGCTGGGCGGCGGCGGCCCAGAAGCTGGAGGAGGTCTACCGCGACACCCTTAGCTCCTTCGCGCCGGATACCCACGAGCGCGCCGCCTTCGGCAGTTAACGGCGCAGGCAGGCGCCGTTCGTGGCATGCTAGACGCCATGGCACAACCACAACACGGAAAGCTAATCCTGGTCCGACACGGGCAGAGCGAGTGGAACAAGTCCAACCAATTCACCGGCTGGGTTGACGTCGACCTGACCGAGCAGGGTGAGCAGGAGGCCGTCAACGCCGGGCGGCTGCTGGTGCAGGAGGGCGTCTTGCCCGACGTCCTTTTCACCTCCCTTCTGCGCCGCGCGATCCGCACCGCGAACATCGCGCTCGACGCGGCGGACCGGCACTGGATTCCGGTGCAGCGCAGCTGGCGCCTCAACGAGCGCCACTACGGCAAGCTGCAGGGGCTGAACAAGGCCGAGATCCGCGAGGAGTTCGGCGAGGAGCAGTTCATGACGTGGCGGCGCTCCTACGACACGCCGCCGCCGGAGATCGACGCGGACAACGAGTACGCGCAGACGGGCGACGCCCGCTACGCCTTCCTGCCGCGCGTGCCGCGCACCGAGTGCCTGAAAGATGTGGTGGAGCGCTTTTTGCCCTACTACGTCGACGTCATCCTCCCCGAGGTCCTCGAGGGTAAGAACGTCATGGTGGCTGCGCACGGAAACTCCCTGCGCGCCCTGGTCAAGTACCTCGACGGCATTTCGGACGAGGACATCGCCGGGCTGAACATCCCCACCGGCATGCCGCTGGTCTACGAGATCGACTCCGCCGGTACCGTCCTCAACCCCGGCGGGACCTACCTCGACCCGGAGGCCGCGGCGGCCGGCGCCGCGGCGGTGGCGAACCAGGGCAACCAGCAGCACTAACGAGCTGTATGGTTGTAGGCCTGGAAAAGTAGCCGGAAAAGTAACCGGAAAGGCAGGCAGTGTCACCCGTCCTTGCGTTCGTTCTCGGCGTGATGGTGAGCGCCGTGGTGGTGCTCACCGTTGTCGGCGCGCGCCGCTGGGGCGGGGAAGGCGCCTCGGCCGCGGATGCCGGCGAGGCAAAGGTGTCCACCCTCAGCGAGGTGCTGCACCTGAGCATGCAGGGCTCGCCCACTGGCGTGGCGGTGATCAACCGAGCCGGGCGCGTGATCCTGTCGAACTCGCGTGCACACGACATGACGCTCGTCCACGACCGCACCGTCAACCCGGTGGTGTGGAAGGAAGCGGAGAAGGTCTTCGGGGACCAGGAGGACCGCGAGCTGGAGTTGGTGCTGCCGCAGCGCCCCACGGCCAACCGGATCCGCAACGTGCGCGCCCTGGTAAAGCCGCTGACCCTCAGCGAGAACACCTTCGTCGTGGCCTACGGCTCCGACGAGTCCGAAAACGTGCGCATGGAGTCGGCGCGGCGCGACTTCGTGGCCAACGTCTCGCACGAGCTGAAAACCCCGGTCGGGGGGATCTCGCTGCTCGCCGAGGCCCTGCTGCAGGACCCCACGGACCCCGAGATGGTCGACTACTTCGGTACGAAGCTGCTCAAGGAATCCCAGCGCATGGGCGAGATGATCACGGACCTGATCGCCCTGTCGAAGCTGCAGGGCGCCGAGGCACTGCCGGATATGACGCTCGTGCGCGTCGACGAGATCATCGACGCCGCGATCCAGCGCAACAAGATCACGGCCGAAAACCGTGAGATCGAGCTGACCCGCGGCGCGCCCACCGGGCTGTTTGTCGCCGGGGATAAGGCGCTGCTCACCGCCGCGGTATCGAACCTGGTGTCCAACGCGATCAACTACTCGCCAAACGGGCAGCCGGTGAGCATCACGCAGAAGGTGGTGCGCGACAACGTCGTGCTCATCCGCGTCACCGACCGGGGCATCGGCATCGCGCCGGAGGACCAGAAGCGCGTGTTCGAGCGCTTCTACCGCGTGGACAAGGCCCGCTCGCGCTCCACCGGGGGCACGGGGCTCGGGCTGGCCATCGTGAAGCATGTGGTGATCAACCACGGGGGTAATATCAAGTTGTGGTCTAGGCCCCGGACGGGCTCGACGTTCACGATAGAGCTGCCTTTGTACACGCCGGAGGAGCTCGTGGCGGAGGCCGAACGGGAGGACGAGGAGCCCAGCTCCGCCATCCGCAGGACCGTGACCCGGGTTGCGAGCCGTCGAAAGGAAAAGGAAGAGCAGTGACGAACATCCTTATCGTCGAAGACGAAGAATCCCTGGCCGACCCGCTGGCCTACTTGCTGCGCAAGGAGGGCTTTGAGACGACAGTGGTGGGCGACGGCCCGACGGCCCTCGAGGAGTTCGAGAAGACGAGCGTCGACCTCGTCCTTCTCGACCTCATGCTGCCGGGCATGAGCGGCACCGAGGTGTGTCGCCGCCTGCGCGCGACCTCCTCCGTCCCGATCATCATGGTCACCGCGCGCGACACCGAGATTGACAAGGTCGTCGGCCTCGAGCTCGGCGCCGACGACTACGTCACCAAACCCTATTCCACCCGCGAGCTCGTCGCGCGCATCCGCGCGGTGCTGCGCCGCGGCGCGGACAGCGAGGGCGAGGACTACGAAGACGCGCAGATCGTCGAGGTGGGCCGCGTCAAGATGGACGTCGAAAGGCACACAGTGCTTGTCGACGGCCAACCGGTGCCCATGCCCCTGAAAGAGTTCGACCTGCTCGAATACCTCATGCGCAACGCCGGGCGCGTGCTCACCCGCGGCCAGCTCATCGACAGGATCTGGGGCGCCAACTACGTCGGCGACACCAAGACCCTCGACGTGCACGTCAAGCGCCTGCGCACGAAGATCGAGGTCGAGCCCTCGCGGCCGACGCAGCTTGTCACCGTGCGCGGCCTGGGCTACAAGTTCGAGGCCTAATCGCCCGCGGCCCGCGTGGCGGGGTGCACCGAGCGGGCCGCCGCCGGGCCTGTCGCGCGGGCCTCGCAGTGCGCCGCGAGCACCTCGTAGGGTTTCTCCCCGATCAGGGCGATGAGTTCGTCCTTCATTGACTTCCACACCGGGGTACCCGCCCCGGCGCCGGGGGTGTGGCAGGCGGGGGCGGAGGTGCACCACCAGTCGAAGTCCTCGCCGCCTCCTCCCCACTGGCGGCGGTCGTACTCGCCGATGGTGGTGCGCAGGATCTCGGCGCCGTCGGAACGCTCCTCCCAGGCGTCCTCGCGCGAAAAGGGGACCTGCCAGCAGACCTCGGGTTTGGACCCGACGATGTTGCGCCCCTCGGCTAGGGCCCACTGGTGCAGGGCGCAGCCCGGTCCGGTCTCGGCGTCGGCGCGGTTGGCGAAGATGCAGGCGCCGTCGACGACCTTCGTCTTCAGGTGCGGGCCGTCCTCGTCGGGGTCGGCGTCGGCGCTGTCCCCAGCACTCTCCTCGTCGTCGAAGACGAGCCACGGCTCCAGCACTACCGGGTCCGCGGCGGCGAGGTAGGAGTCGACGTCGGCGGGGCGCAGTTGCCAGTATTTCGCGGGCATCTCGGCGACGGCGTTGTAGAGGTCGTCGCGGTCGGATTCGTCCGCCAGGTAGGCGCCATGGATGCAGCAGCCGACGACGGGGAAGGACTCGTCGATGCCCCGGCACTCCGGGGTGCCGAAGCGGCACGACCAGGTCGATTCGGCCCAGGTCAGGTCGATGGAGAAGTAGTGGGTGGGGTCGTCGGGGTGGACGAACTCAAACCAGTCGCGCGGGAAGTCGGGGGTGATTTCCCGGCCCGCGAGGATCGATTTTCCGGCGGGGGAGGAGGCGGGAAATCCGAGCAGCACGGGGGCGGAGGATGGTTGATTCACACTTGAGTACGGTAGACCCACTACTCTGTGGGTGTGCGACTAGGTGTATTAGACGTTGGCAGCAACACCGTTCACCTCGTGGCGGTGGACGCCCACGCCGGTGGGCGCCCGACCCCGATGAGCGATTGGAAGCAGCCACTCAGGCTCGTGGAGATGTTGGACAAGCACGGCAACATCGAGGACAAGGGCGTGGCCAAGCTCATCGACACCGTCCAAGAAGCAAAGGACCTCGCCGAGAAGCTGAAGTGCGAGCAGTTACTCGCCTTTGCGACGTCCGCCGTGCGCTCCGCCACAAACGCCGGCGACGTGCTGAAGAAGGTGGAGAAGCACACCGGCGTGGAGCTGCGCATCCTGTCGGGCGAGGAGGAGGCGCGGCTGACCTTCCTCGCCGCGCGGCGCTGGCACGGCTGGTCAGCCGGGCGGATCACCAACCTCGACATCGGCGGCGGCTCCCTGGAGATTTCGAGCGGGATGGAGGAGACCCCGGACCTCGCGGTCTCCCTCGAGCTGGGCGCCGGCCGCCTCACCCACCAGTGGTTCGACACGGACCCGCCGGAACGCAAGAAGATCAACATGCTGCGCGATTACATCGACGCCGAGCTGGCCGGGCCCGCCGAGAAGTTCCGGGCTCTCGGCGAGCCGGGGCTGGCGGTGGGCACCTCCAAGACGTTCCGCTCGCTCGCGCGCCTGACCGGCGCCGCTCCCTCCTCGGCCGGGCCCTTCGTGCGCCGCACGCTCACGGCGCCGGGCCTGCGCCAGCTCATCGCGTTTATCTCCCGCATGACCGCCGCCGACCGCGCGGAGCTCGAGGGCATCAACGCGGACCGCTCCCACCAGATTGTCGCGGGTGCCCTGGTTGCGGAAGCTGCCATGCGTGCGCTTAATCTTGATAAGTTGGATATCTGCCCGTGGGCGTTGCGCGAAGGCGTGATTCTCAGGCGGATGGATCAAGGACACGACCAAGGAGTTGACGTCTAATGTCGGAGGACAAGCAGCTCACCGTTGCCGAGCTTCTTGCCCGGGCGGGAAGCGAGAACCGCGACGGCGCCGCTTCGCGCCCGCGGCGTCGCCGCAGCATTGACGACGGCGGAGTGTCCGTCGCCGAGCTGACCGGGTCGCTGAAGAAGGTCGAGGCGCAGCCGGCCGAGTCGAAGCACTCCAGCGTCCCCCTCGACGCGCCCGCGGAACCCGAAAAGCCCGCCGAGAAGCCCGAACCGGAGCAGACGGAACCGGAGCAGCCCACCGAGGAAGAACAGCCCACCGGGGAGGAACAGCCGGCTGAGGAGAAGCAGCCGGAGCTCGGGGAGGGCGACCGGCAGGGCGTCGTGAAGCGTGCTGCCGTGGCTGATGACGATACGTCCGTGATCGGCGTGGTCCCAGGCCCGGAGGACACCGGCGTCATGCCCGCCGTGAAGGAGCGCGAGGAGGGCTCGACCGCGGTCGCGGCCGAGGCGCCTGAGGCGGACGAGGAAAACGGGTCGATCAACCCGTTCATGCTCGTGCTGCTGGTCCTGCTCGGGCTCGCCGCCGGCGTCGGCGGCTTCCTCGGGTTCCAGTGGATCTGGGCGAACACGCAGACGGTCGTCGCGGCGCTCATCGCCCTGGTCGTGGTGGTGGCCATCGTCTTCGGCGTGCGTGCGCTGCGCACCGGCCGCGACGCGGTGACGATGCTTCTGGCGGGGGTCGCCGGCGCGGTCATGGCCTTCGGCCCGGCGCTGATTGTGTAGCCAGGCTGTGGCACCCTGGGGGGCATGAACTCCACACCTGACATCGCGGTAGACAAGGTCGCCGTCATCGGGGCCGGCAACATCGGCGAGGCGTTGATCGCCGGGCTGGTCGAGGCCGGTTTCGACCCGGCCCGCATCACCGCCACGAACCGCACAACGGCGCGCAGCGAGGACCTTGCGGAGCGCTACGGCGTGGTCACCACCGCCGACAACAACGAGGCGGCGGTCGACGCCGACGTGTGCTTCCTGTGCGTCAAGCCGCACCAGATCCTCGGGGTGATCGAGGAGATCAGCGACACGGTGGCGCAAAACGACGTCGCCACGGCGCTGGTGTCCATGGCCGCCGGGGTGACCATCCCCGCGATGGAAAGCGCGGCCTCGTCCGCGGGGGCGCCGGTTGCCCGCGTCATGCCCAACACGCCGATGCTCGTGGGCCGCGGCGTCCACCTCGCGGCCTTTGGGCGCTACGTTGAGGACAGCCAGCGCGAGGCGATCACCCGGATCCTCGCCGCGACGGGCGAGGTGGTGGGGCTCGATGAGGCGCTTATCGACGTCGCCACTGCCGTCTCCGGGTCGGGCCCCGCGTACTACTTCCTGTTTACCGAGGCGCTCGTCGACGCCGGGGTGAGCCTCGGCCTGCCCCGGGAGACGGCGGAGAAGCTGGCGCGCGCCACCGCCGCCGGCGCCGGGGAGATGTTGGCGGCGGGCCGCTCCCCGGCCGAGTTGCGCCACGCCGTGAGCTCGCCGGCGGGAACCACGGTGGCGGCGATCCGCGAGTTCGAGGAGTCCGGGCTGCGCGGCAGCGTCTATCGCGCGGCCGAGGCCTGCGCGCGGCGCGCGCGCGAGCTGGGCGCATAACTGGGGGTAGAGGCCGCATTCTTGCGCGAAGCGCGTTGCGTCACACCAGTGCCGGGGTGTTGACTGGGAAAACTCTGCAAATTTTTCGGCACTTGAGTCGCACCCAGCCCACCGTTCACGCTAGGCTGGTTGCAGCACGTGCGCGTTCGTCCTGCGGGAGGGGAAGCCTGCAGCGCGACCGTGCTTGAAGGGTTAACTATTTATGGCTAATGAAGAAAAGGGCAAGTTCCTCACCGTCGCCGAGGTCGCGGAGATCATGCGCGTTTCCAAGATGACGGTCTACAGGCTCGTTCACTCCGGTGAGCTGCCTGCCGTGCGGGTGGGCCGTTCCTTCCGGGTGAGCGAGAAGGCGGTCAGTGACTACCTCGACTCCTCTGTGTACGACGTCGGCTAGTCCCCGGCACCGCCGCGTTCCAGCCCGCCCTGCGCAAAACGGGGGCGGGCTGGAGTTTTCCACGCTACGGGTTTTTTGGTCTGCCGCGGCGCGGGCGCTATGCTGGGAACATTCAGGCCGGTAGCGGCGCGGGCGACCCGGAGAGTGCACCTCCACCGCCCACCTTGCATATCGCGCCCGTCGGCAGGTCTGTACGTACAACCACAAGAAACGAGGAAGCCTTATGGGTTCAGTGATCAAGAAGCGCCGCAAGCGCATGTCGAAGAAGAAGCACCGCAAGATGCTGCGCCGCACCCGCGTGCAGCGTCGTAAGCTCGGCAAGTAAGCCCGAGCATGAGGCCCACACCGCCCCGCCGCGGTGTGGGCCTTTTCACGCGCTCTGGGTGCGGCGCCACCACGCCCACGCGCCGAGGACGAGGGCGGCGCCGACTGCTGCCGCCGCGACGGGCGCCGGCCTGCCCCGCGTGACGCGCCGGACGCGGCGGTACTCGCGCACCGCCCACCCCGCGGAGTGCGCGTGAGCGCGCAGCGCGCGGTCGGGGTTGATGGCCACC
This is a stretch of genomic DNA from Corynebacterium auris. It encodes these proteins:
- the proC gene encoding pyrroline-5-carboxylate reductase, which produces MNSTPDIAVDKVAVIGAGNIGEALIAGLVEAGFDPARITATNRTTARSEDLAERYGVVTTADNNEAAVDADVCFLCVKPHQILGVIEEISDTVAQNDVATALVSMAAGVTIPAMESAASSAGAPVARVMPNTPMLVGRGVHLAAFGRYVEDSQREAITRILAATGEVVGLDEALIDVATAVSGSGPAYYFLFTEALVDAGVSLGLPRETAEKLARATAAGAGEMLAAGRSPAELRHAVSSPAGTTVAAIREFEESGLRGSVYRAAEACARRARELGA
- the mshA gene encoding D-inositol-3-phosphate glycosyltransferase, which gives rise to MRVAMISMHTSPLEQPGAGDAGGMNVYVLNVARELARRGVAVDVFTRASRPSLGEVVEVTENLRVINIVAGPYEGLSKEELPTQLAAFAGGIVQFTRHHGLSYDLIHSHYWLSGQVGWLLADLARVPLVHTGHTWAAVKNAAGTPDAAAEGEARRICEQQLVDNADTLVVNTDNESRELASHYDVATSCIRVVTPGADTALFTPGTNRNTELARRHLGLPLHAKVIAFVGRLQKFKGPQVLIRAVGELVRREPELEVRVVLCGGASGSEASVAQYRDLAREEGLGARVRFLGPRPPEELVSVYQAADVVAVPSYNESFGLVAVEAQATGTPVVAARVGGLPLAVADGRTGVLVGSHDPGEWATALGDILRDDPRRVAMGRNAVAHAAGFSWAAAAQKLEEVYRDTLSSFAPDTHERAAFGS
- a CDS encoding Ppx/GppA phosphatase family protein is translated as MRLGVLDVGSNTVHLVAVDAHAGGRPTPMSDWKQPLRLVEMLDKHGNIEDKGVAKLIDTVQEAKDLAEKLKCEQLLAFATSAVRSATNAGDVLKKVEKHTGVELRILSGEEEARLTFLAARRWHGWSAGRITNLDIGGGSLEISSGMEETPDLAVSLELGAGRLTHQWFDTDPPERKKINMLRDYIDAELAGPAEKFRALGEPGLAVGTSKTFRSLARLTGAAPSSAGPFVRRTLTAPGLRQLIAFISRMTAADRAELEGINADRSHQIVAGALVAEAAMRALNLDKLDICPWALREGVILRRMDQGHDQGVDV
- a CDS encoding 30S ribosomal protein bS22; translation: MGSVIKKRRKRMSKKKHRKMLRRTRVQRRKLGK
- a CDS encoding phosphoglyceromutase gives rise to the protein MAQPQHGKLILVRHGQSEWNKSNQFTGWVDVDLTEQGEQEAVNAGRLLVQEGVLPDVLFTSLLRRAIRTANIALDAADRHWIPVQRSWRLNERHYGKLQGLNKAEIREEFGEEQFMTWRRSYDTPPPEIDADNEYAQTGDARYAFLPRVPRTECLKDVVERFLPYYVDVILPEVLEGKNVMVAAHGNSLRALVKYLDGISDEDIAGLNIPTGMPLVYEIDSAGTVLNPGGTYLDPEAAAAGAAAVANQGNQQH
- a CDS encoding sensor histidine kinase, yielding MSPVLAFVLGVMVSAVVVLTVVGARRWGGEGASAADAGEAKVSTLSEVLHLSMQGSPTGVAVINRAGRVILSNSRAHDMTLVHDRTVNPVVWKEAEKVFGDQEDRELELVLPQRPTANRIRNVRALVKPLTLSENTFVVAYGSDESENVRMESARRDFVANVSHELKTPVGGISLLAEALLQDPTDPEMVDYFGTKLLKESQRMGEMITDLIALSKLQGAEALPDMTLVRVDEIIDAAIQRNKITAENREIELTRGAPTGLFVAGDKALLTAAVSNLVSNAINYSPNGQPVSITQKVVRDNVVLIRVTDRGIGIAPEDQKRVFERFYRVDKARSRSTGGTGLGLAIVKHVVINHGGNIKLWSRPRTGSTFTIELPLYTPEELVAEAEREDEEPSSAIRRTVTRVASRRKEKEEQ
- a CDS encoding helix-turn-helix domain-containing protein; translation: MANEEKGKFLTVAEVAEIMRVSKMTVYRLVHSGELPAVRVGRSFRVSEKAVSDYLDSSVYDVG
- a CDS encoding response regulator transcription factor, encoding MTNILIVEDEESLADPLAYLLRKEGFETTVVGDGPTALEEFEKTSVDLVLLDLMLPGMSGTEVCRRLRATSSVPIIMVTARDTEIDKVVGLELGADDYVTKPYSTRELVARIRAVLRRGADSEGEDYEDAQIVEVGRVKMDVERHTVLVDGQPVPMPLKEFDLLEYLMRNAGRVLTRGQLIDRIWGANYVGDTKTLDVHVKRLRTKIEVEPSRPTQLVTVRGLGYKFEA